The genomic DNA tgttggacttaccctagccagctgacagggaagtgaagaaagtcaaccaccacaccagggagtcaagagtgcctacagatgtaagcaggagaattgtatccattgtctccttgtggaatctaagccccctcttgatgtagaggggggacataaccatcccagggtccacaggatggaggaatagagtatggattagagtgggctactggtgttctgctgaggaactattatgattagtaagggaagaaattgtagtagtgatgtggagagggtggccacggtggctgctgatggtagggagatggaagaagagatatggtgtgggggcattttcaggatttggagttgtcctgggtggtgctgcagggatgaatgctggacattgtgtgtcctaccatgacccactgggtggcctgggggagagtgtggactacaatttggaccactgtccatgtggtgcagcagtgctccagaatgtattcgccaggtgcagtggatgtactgcaatgatggaagaggttgttgatgtgggaggggtggggtgggtggggtggggggtgtatggggtcCTCagatttttttactgtaacatttaaaagaaaataaagaagaaaaaaagccttTGCCTAAAATGTATTGCTTCATTTCTatacagaaataatttatttttctatttttcaagatATATCTGAGTAATTTTGTAATTAGTGCATATGCTGCTACTAACTGGAGAGATAATTAGTACTAGGCAAAGTGTGATCATAGTCTGCTGATGACTTCTAACTTCCACATCTCTTCAAAAGGGCTTTGATTCAAGCTTATTCTAGGgagactaaaatgaaaaataaagattgtGAGAGAGAATCAGGTTACTGcccttaatttctttcattatttgacTTATCATAAAAAGAACTAAGTTGAAATGACTGACAAATATTATCAGCAAAtactttagatttttttcttatgttcttGTTTTGTGTTAGGGTATTTGCTCCCTTAATGTCATGGTTTACTGGTACTGCTAATAGGTTTTAATTTGTGCACTAAAGTGAATGGTAAGTGAGTATTGATTAAGATTACCAGGATACTACTATTGCTTACTTTTTTATATATCttgaagattaaaaaagaaaagaaaagaagcataTTGGTCTGTTAATACCTgctaaaatatacaatttttttttgagaaatgtatcATTACCTTCTTTTTCATAAAGTCCATACTTATGGAAACCAGCCATCTGGGGGATTGGATTATAGAACCATATGTTACAAGCTGGATATTTGGATAGATTCAATGCATAGTGCCTAATTATATTCAATAGGCCTAGTGCCTTAAATTATAGAATGTAGATCTGATTGCATTCATGCATCTAAAtggtgaaaaaggagaaatattttggGGAGCAGGTTATTTGATACTGCCAGTAATTATTTAACACTACTAAAATAGTAAgcttttttaaaactcaaaataaaCTGAATGTATTATTAAAGCATATACAAGCATATATTAATAATAGctttaatttcaaatttctttaaaacCCAAATTACTCATACGGAAATCAACAGTGAAACTTAATCATTTTTTTTGAAACCCCTAATATTTGGAAGTTTGAATGTAGATGTGACATAATGAGACCTATACTGGATAGTCTTTCCCTTGCTTGATAGTAAAATGTGCACACTAGAACAATAAGAATTATAATGTtctgaaaactctttagaaaatataataaggtagTGTTGTTTAAGGTTTTTGATGGGGGGTATCTAGCACAAGGTACACCTgtggcagacttctagggagtgtgtgggtactaatcttgtcatagtgttatatcattgggtagagaccaaTACAAGGATGGGGATGTCttgtatccccatcctggggaggccagaGGTTCTCAAACAGAGTGAAGGGGGGCTCTTGTGAGCATTGGTGGTTCTCAATTGGGGGGCAGTCTGGTGTGTCAAGCCCtaagcattgttgcaagtgtctatgaatctgcttcttcaagcagtgaatcttggttgtcactgtgggcaccaaggggtaggggagaggggaataGCATAGATAGACGTGGGCAATAGAAATGttctacaagatcatgcagtgatggatataggccatgttaagtttcaaaaaaaaaaaattatgagtatagtctaaaatgtaaaccataatgaaaaccataatgtaactaaaaatttagaaaagtgtacagtctcaaatataaaccataatgtaaaccaaagtggaaccatggttagtagccatgtttcaatatctgttcatcaactgtagcaattataacatccacatgtaaaaagatcattgctggggaagggggaaaacagTTTGATGTTAAATATATGGGTGccctctatattgtatatgtggctTTCcaatgatctaaaacttttttgaagacaaaattaaaaattaaaaaaatatagagagacactgaggaaggagtgGAAGAGGTTGCCTTCccactgtacataaagggcaacatctattacagtggagaaaggcaaaatgtcaaaaacaatgttttatggtatttttcatttttaataccccaatttatttttactttattttagtttttctaaattagtatgtaatctatttctaaattttaaatatcatttctgtttcattttcctactaatggaatttggcaatatattagacttcatttttgaagaatttttgaatcacagaggggtttgactatggcaggagagaagcactggtatggggtgtcattgatgggggacacatggttgggagggagttctctagggcatgtatatagggtatatacaagttttcagatatttgttggttattgtcatagtaggtaatGTTGCACACAATTGAgggtgtgctgagttcctagccatgggACTTCTGTCACATAtgccaatggaacagcaacaatcccccaattacaagggcaaagaccagtgaagaaggatggcccaatgatgggcccttggtactgatgactatgtttaggagcctgtgtacttgaaatttcaattaggcctagaggtgtagggtgcctgagagttacctcctgagagcctccatgttgtttgaatgtggccactctctaagccaaaaacagcatgtaaatgcattcccttccccccagcatgggacatgactcctggggatgatcctccctggcatctaaggattactaccaatcactagatcgtgatgcaactagaaaaataccttcaaagaaaggggaaatggtaaaggcaaatgagtttatattgctgaGACTTCAGAATGAATTTGGAGATCATCATAGGTGTCATGCTTATgcccatctcagcaggatcccaaagatagccaaagtagatacaacccaaggtactggttcttctgatgGATATAGAGGTACACAGGTTcttatgacagatggctctggaattcagtgccttgccagtgggccctactttggcatttgtgctcctgagtgtgatggagttgggctcagatgtgacctttctacacataccacctttgtcacttttactgaacctgtggctggtgctggggttggtatatacccaggagacatgaatctctgggctgttcatgtgccagctgggccctaggctttagcagagttgcaacatctactttctggttcattggacttacccaggtcagctaacaaggaattgaggatggtcaacaactacaccaaggaaccaagaatgtctacaactgcaggaAGGGTAATCACATccaacagccatgtgggatctaaaccccatCTCAATTtggtggtggagtggacattgccatcccagggtccacagtatggaggaataaaatatagattaaagtggacttactggtattctactgtggaactattatgactccagcaatggaagaaactgtatcattgtgtagacacagtggccatgggatttgctgagggcagagagaaggaagaagcagtgtgacatgggggcatttttgggacttggagctgtcctgaatgatattgcaggtgcagatgcaggacattatatgttctcccataacccactgaattgactggggaggagtgtaaactacaatgtaaattataatccatgcagtgtagcagtgctccaaaatgtattcactaaatgcaattaATGTTCCACAGTGACAAAAGAGGTTATTgataggggaggagaggaggtggggtgtcaggtatattggaacctcttatatttttaatgtaacattttttgtgatctatgtatctttagaaaaagacaaataaaatctaaaaaatttttttaaatttcctcgcATATTTTTCCAGCACAAATATTTCAAGTCATATGGAGTCATATGGATAAGAAAGTAATTTTAGATTTTAGTAATTCAGATGTATAGTTTAGTAAGAATCTTCTTGGTATTAGGTGCTTTAGAGCACTTAACCAGGACAaccaaaatccataaaaatatggGGTGGTCTTTGAAAAAGTCAGAGGATTGGTTTTGAAAGTTTTAGAAAGAAGTGAATGACACAAGGTTTAGCTTGAGTATATTTATCTTTACTAACATCCAAGTTAATCAAGTTGTGTCTTTTGAAGATTAGGACTGATGATATCAACTACATAAAAAGATTAGTTTGCCATCAATATGGTGCTTTTTCTTGAGACAAAGAAGCTCTGAACTACACATGTTGTGAAAGTAGACTCACTAAAATTTGTGTTCCTTGCATTTTCAATCCATTTGTTTTCTCATGAATAAGAGAATTTTCACCAGGTGGGAGAGTCCTAAgttattttgtaaatgattttaaTCAAAAAGTATTATTTAATTTGACTGCAGGCCCAGGGCATGTGAGGTCAGGTTAACTTATTGTGGATATACAATATTCCtggatttaaaattatttgatcaTTTTCAAAGGGAAACTTATTTAAACTAAAACCATTCAAGGAAGGGTTTATGCAGTTCAATAAGGGAGAGAGACCTAAATATGAACAAACAAATGTACAGTGAAAATTTATGTGAGTGACCTGAAGCAATAGTAGAATTGTAATATAGGCTATTGGAAGGGCAAACAATACCTTAGGTTAGGGCTCAATGAAAAGATATCCAAGGAAATGACAAAACAGAGACTGAAGGAACATGAGtatgatgtgggaaaatgtttaaGGGGATTTCCATGGAAATGAAGGATGGCTATAGTGTTCAGTGCTGAAATAATAGCTAACATGAATGTATCTGTGTTTTTCTGAGTGATGAATTGTTATTCAGTTCTTGAATGCCTGGAGGAGTCCTAacttaaaattacttaatttgaAGTGAAATATTTTGCTAAAATGGAAAACCTAATTTCATCCATCTTGATTGACATCTACATTAATTAGAGAGTAAacttaagaagaagaaaatttattttggaTTTCTGGGATCATGGTTGTATCCTGTTGTTTTAGAGCCAACAGTGGAATAATTTGAAGCAATTGAATAGTTGTCTGAGATTGTCATGATAGTGttcagaaatgggagagaagggggGCTACAATTCATCCTTGAGATGTTCTAATACGGTTACAACAATGCCATACAGAACACAAGAGGAAGGAGTGACTAGAATAACTTGAATACACTCAATTGACTGAGATGTCCGAGAAgtctaagaaaaagaaagttccCACAAGGTCCAATTTGTCTTTAACCATGTTTTAGACTGAAGCACATGCACTTGATTTATTCATGGGGAGCTTTTGGAGATGGTAGCATGGTTTACTTAGGAAGAAATCTGtgagattatttttttctttcttttttttttgtctttatttttttaatattacattaaaaaaatatgaagtccccatataccccccacccctttcatcccactcctccccccataacaacaatctcctccatcatcatgagacattcattacatttggtgaatacatttctgagcactgctgcacctcatggtcaatggtccacatcatagcccacactctcccacattccacccagtgggccatgggaggacatacaatgtctggtaactgtccctgcagcaccacccaggacaactccaagtcccgaaaacgcccccacatctcatctctttctccaactccctacccccagcagccaccatggctactttctccacaccaatgccacattttctttgattactaatcacaatagttcatgaatagaatatcagtaagtccactctaatccatactccattcttCCAACCTGTGGgcattggaatggttgtgtccacttcatatctatatcaagaggggccttggATTATTAAGTCATCAGTTATGGTTGTGTGAGAAAAGGGTAAAGGTGCTCATGTAGACATAAGGAATAGATCAGGCACAGGGGGCATTTAGGTTCATAATAGAAGAGACACAATAAGGATAAATGATGAATTGATTGTGATAGAGATttcaagaaaatacagaaaaacaatTCAGTTGGAGACATTCAACTTAATCAGATGATAAACCTTTTCAATGAGAGAGAAGGAGTAACTAATGAGGATGAGTGCATGGGTAACTAGACATTATGGTATTAAGttgaggtgattttttaaaaattgcatcatTCACCTGGTTATTATGATGTTAATCTCATCTGATAAAAGTAATGTGAAATGTATTCAAACTATCAGATTTGAAGGGATTTGAAGGGAGGATGGATTATGGAAGATGGAAGAATAACTCAATTATCAAGACATAGCCCTTTTCCCAGGTATATTTGAAAGCACTAGAAGTTGTGATTCTGTATTTAGTCATAAAGCAAGATCTTAGTAATGTGCTGTCACATACATTAATAAGTATGACAGGAAATTTGAATCACCTCCTATGAGGACAAATGTGGAAAATGTTAAGATATTTATTGACACATTGGGTAAATACAGTTCCCAGGAAGCATATGGTGAAATATATGTTGGAATACATCTAGCAGTGAATATTACATGGGGCGAAAGCAAATGTTTGGGAAGTGGGTTCAATGCAATGGAGATTTCCTTGTGAAAGGAGAACCTTTTCATGGGTTTAATTGCAACAATATGAAGAGGTAGTTTTGACAATAGGGAGAGTATCTGATTTTTTAAGTGTGGCATGTTACCcttaagaaaattgaaattggaatataggaagaaaaattaaaatctagCTGTGTCTTTGGCCACATAATTTTGTCATATTGCTTCAGCTTTTTGAACCACTATTTGGGACATTTCTTAATGAGTACATTAACCTTTATCAACTGGGTTACTGAGAAGattcaattattaaaaatacGTAATTCTACAAACATGTTGAGTACAAACATTTTCTTCCTGGACTTGAGATGTAAATGGCTAAGTTAATCCTAGATCTGATCAATCCCataatatgtattctttttttacttttacttttataatatatattcctGTGTTTCTTAGTTGATTTCCAAATACATGGGATGAGCTATAGAACTCAGCATTAAGGGGGTTGCGTGGTTAAACATTACATATGGAAGAACTAAGGTTTTATGACAAAATATCAGGTCAGGTTCATGATAGAGTAGGAAGGGTGTGAGAGACCAGAAGACAGAAATGCAGGTAAGAGAGCAAATGCTATTGCAAAAGCCAGTAATAACTGAGAAATTCGAGTCTGCTTCCTCTTGTGGTGAGGACCCAATTCCAGATGTGATTTTGGTCAGGGTTTCCTATGTTTTGGAATCAGGGATGAATTTAAAGTCTCTGAACATGATGGGCTAATTAATAGACCTAATTCATGGATTTTCATGTACTTATCTGTACAatgagaatattaatatattactcaCTAGCCAGAGAAGACAAGACTTCCAGCATCTTGTCTCTCAGAAAGGAGGGTCCTCCCTTTATTTCTCTTGAGCACACCTCATGTTCCTTTTATTGATTGGGCTGGTGAAACTTCTGTGTGAAGCATTAGGCATTCATGACAAGTGGGCCTGAAAGTTGTGGTCAACATTTGAATCTTAAGATTCTTTCTCCATTCGCAGCTTATCCCACTTTCTGCTCATCTCATTCTGAGAATATCCAGAGGAAGATAGATGGCCAGCTAAGGTATTGACAATGCAATTATGCAATCACAGGTGAGTAGGAAATTCTTCTTTAACTGAAATCCCACCTCTGTTGTGAAAAGGTTCCTCCTACTGGTGTGGATATTCCAAGTGTATTCAGATATATTCAAGGATCTGAGCTTAAATTTATACAAGACCCTAATAGTTATGATAAGTTAGGGACTGAGCATTGAGTAATCTTTCCAAGGTAATTGCAAGAGTTGGTTCCAGTTTCAACAAAAATTgtattctctgtattttctttttctcacacatCCCATGGCCTTATTGGATAAGTAGTGAATTCATGGATCATGTTGGTACCTGAGATTGGCCCTGGCACTTTATGAATACAGGTAACAGAGATGAACAAgaagggaagtttatagccagtTGAGAGGCTATTTTTCATCTGTGTAGTCAATCCAACATTAGAGGTACTGTGGTGTAGGGGTAGGCATATTTGCCAGAAGCATGAGGTtagaaaattaaaggaaatgaggaatAGTTTACCCTccccaaattaattttcttaaaattttgatggaatatatttgtacattttgaaatattttttaaaagaaaagtaaaattcaccttaccactgttgttcaaatttcccaacttcaattttctaaataaaattttttcaaatttttaaaatggatgcaAGGTTTAGgacattttttccttcattgtggcTGTGGTTTCAGGAGCTTTAATACGggtagaataaaatttatttcagtgAAAATTTTTGAAGACTTGGAGAGACCAGAAGCAATGAGCAGGATTCTTTAAATCTTTCACACACAGAGGAGATGAAAATAAAAGTGAGacaatgaaaatgtatttgtagaccccagaaaaagtTGAGATTGTGAAGTCTCCTTCCACAGGAATGATCAGCCTCAAGCAATGCATCAGTACAGCTCTCTCAGGAGAGCCTGGCTCATAACCCTGATCCCTCTGTATTTATACTTTACAATGAATATCTAAGTTATATAGCACTGAGCAAAGCAGGACCTGCTGTTTTTATACCTATTCATTTTAGCAGAATTCTGGATATTTCTACAAGTTTCCCTGCCATTTCAATTAATACTAGGCCTTTGAATTGAATTTAGATAGCAAGTAATTCACACATTTACTTGCATTTGTCAAAATGCAAAGCATATTCTTAAATGATTTTATGAAAGAGAGGAAAGTGAGTTCATCTGCATAGGAGAATACTCTAACCATactctttaaaatgaaatatcatgtatattgtttttcttaagtgtataaattttcttaaaattgtttggaaaaattggtttacttttaaatgtttgaaTGAAAGCTTTATAATCAGAAAGAAGGCATAACTGCAAGtttattgggaaattttcaggtgTATATAACATCTCatgtcatgtgattttcttttacaaGGGGGAGTTATGTACTCAGAGTgtgtatgtgtcttagagtacaTCTGAAAAGCAGATGACAATTAAGAATTGGTAATGATGTTACTGTAACCCAtacatattttgaattttatatatacagttcTTCTTTAGTGCTAATATTTTGTACATCACACTCAGGACATTGGTTAGGATAGTGCTTTGTGAACACAAATTTCCCTGGTGTTTTAGGAGTATGtgaccttcaaggatgtggctgtagacttcacccaggaagagtgggaccTGTTAGACAAATTCCAGCAAAAGCTcttcagagaagtgatgctggagaatatcaataACCTGGTCTCAGTAGGTGAGACTCTCAAAATTTATATACcaccttttctgtcttttatctatctaccatctatctaacctatatatttacttatatatttatcataaatcatcttccatttatttattcaaatataagCTTAACCATATtgtataatctttattttctcttatattttatattttattttaatacttttatattcggtaataaaaaaataagactcCCTAAATGgatgtttccttatttttttattttctaagttcctatttatttattttttatctttttaaaaggtacataaatcacacaaaatgttacattagagaAAAatgaggttccatataccccactccccacaacccccactcttcccatatcaacttctttcattagtgtggtacattcattgcattagatgactacattttggagcattgctacaaagcatggattatagtttatattgtagtttacactctctcccagtccattcagtgggttatagcaggatatataatgtcctgcatctgtccctgcaatatctttcaggacaactccaagtcctaaaaatgccccaatatcacacctctttttccctctccctgcttcagcaactctcatggccactatctccaaatcaatgatataatttcttccattgctagaatcacaataattctatactggaataccagtaagtccattctaatccatattttattcctctattctgaGGAGTCTGGGATGACAATTTTATGTATATCTAGGTCACCCCAATAGAATTTAATCTTTTTGAATACAACTTAATGTTCCTGAATCTCAATTTCTAACACCCAGTGCTGCTCTGAGAACtcaatgaatacattttaaatgggtcAGTAATTGACTATGGTGAAGTAAGTATTCTGCTTCAAGGGCAATGCTGATACTTCAGAATATAGTATTAAAATTTTTTCGTATATCATTTTCCATATGGAATTTAGATCATTCTTTTGGAATTTATTGTTAATTGGAttaatttttaacataatattcaaTCACTTTGAAAACAGGTTTCTCCCTGTTTAGAATATAGATGACACTGTAGTTTCTCTTTGTTCTAGTGCATGGGTATCTATAATCAGCAGTCCTTACTGAAATAGGCAAAAGATCAAGAGTtacaatttttattgaaatattatcAATGATCTGAGTTTTAGGTTTTGTTGCATTGCTGACCTTCAGTGTTTACCTTATTCTTTGGTAACCTGCCGTGTACATCATAATCATGTTCCATTACCATCACAATTCAAAATGCAGGTAACTTTTTTCATACAAACAGGATATCAAGTCTGCAAAAGAGATGTGCTTTCCCAACTGGAACAAGGAGAAGTGTTGATAGAAGGAATAGGATTTCCTGAATACTGCAGTTCAGGTGAGCTATAAGGATCTGTGCATCAGAAGAGGGGTCTCATGATATAGTGTGTATGTGATTTCTTTAGGTTTCCTTTCAAGAGCTGTGATTTCTCAAATATAGCTGAGGATATTGGGGAAATTTTAGTCACATGTGTTTATTCCATATACTTCTCAAGTTTTATCAAGTTTCATTGGCATTGTGAAAAGGATATTCAGTTGTTATTGCAATTAAAACTTCACATGATCTTTGTCCTGGTCCTCTTATTGgaatattttcccccttttttaccTCCCTGATATCCCAACTTCTTTTTTCTCATATTCCATGCCTAAAAATCTTTTCTGATTGTAATGTCCTATAATGTTTACTTATCCCTAAAGTAATCATTAATTAGATATTCTTTCCAAGCTAATTGTGAATGTgggaaacatactgaaaaagatacttgcaattttccaaaatttttgtcCCCCTAATGCTTTTCTaacaatttcttttgtttttttttttcaattaccaCAGGGAAGAAAAGTGCCTTGGAAACATATGATATGATAGAAATGATAGACTATCAACCTACCTTTAGGAAAAACACTTCGAAAATCATGGGATTGGTAAGCTTTATTTTGTGGAACCTagtattccaaataaatacctagggatggaatgaattaggaattcagtaaaatCATGAAATTGCAATTAATGTTAGGATTAAGTACTAATCCATCAAAAatctgtgatagtttgaattaaggtaaaaattaacCTAAACATGAACTCTTACCTGAGTTCTTATAAAAAGCAAATTGCATAAATAATTTTCACATACATAATTTTTGAAGCATTGTGAAGCTCAAAATTAGATACCTCTGTAATTAGATTGCTATAGTAGAGAATATCTGTGTGTAGGGAATAGTAAAATGTACATATGAAACAAATATGACATATTTTCCTTGGAGGCTATTATTAGTAGATTAGTCTTGGTTTCACATGCAGGGAAATGAAGAAATTCATTTCATGGACAAATGTCTTACAGTCTCCAATCTCATTCCCCACAGCAGAGAtctcacacccaaaagaatttctttaaatataattatttacaaGAAGATTCCTTTCACACATCAATAGTGAAACAACATGCATTAattcacagaagaaagaattccTATTTCAAGAAACTACCTCCAAAAATCCACAGTGATCATTCATCTTTTAATCAACATAAGCATGTTCTccctagaagtaaatcatatgaatgtTCCCAAAGGGCTAAAAGTTGTATGCAATGCTCTGACCTCAGACAATACAGTGGAATTCACATTGAAGAGAAatcccatgaatgtcatctatttgggaaagttttcagtcaacATTCCCCTCTTCAacgacatgagagaactcactcTGGAAAGAAACCCTATGAATTCCATCTGTGTGTGAAACCCTTTAGTCATTATTCTTCCCTTAAATATCATGAGAGaagtcacactggagagaaaccctatgaatgtcattttTGTGGTAAAGCCTTGAGTAACTCCTCTTCCCTAAAAAGACctcagagaactcacactggagagagaccatatgaatgtcatctttgtgggaaggtCTTCAGTCTCTCCTCTTCCCTAAAAAGACATCAgcgaactcacactggagagaaaccgtatgaatgtcatctttgtgggaaagtctTCAGTCAATATACTCAtctaaaaaaacatgagagaactcacattggagagaaaccccatgaatgtcatctatgtgggaaagctttcaatgaatattttcatcttaaatatcatgagaaaactcacactggagagaaaccccatgaatgccatctatgtgggaaaCACTTTAGTCATCATTCTTCCCTTAAatatcatgagagaactcacaatggagagaaaccccatgaatgtcatctatgtgggaaagctttcagtcaataTGCTCATC from Dasypus novemcinctus isolate mDasNov1 chromosome 12 unlocalized genomic scaffold, mDasNov1.1.hap2 SUPER_12_unloc_1, whole genome shotgun sequence includes the following:
- the LOC101446990 gene encoding putative zinc finger protein 705B isoform X3 — encoded protein: MQSQEYVTFKDVAVDFTQEEWDLLDKFQQKLFREVMLENINNLVSVGYQVCKRDVLSQLEQGEVLIEGIGFPEYCSSGKKSALETYDMIEMIDYQPTFRKNTSKIMGLMVYAHET
- the LOC101446990 gene encoding zinc finger protein 596-like isoform X1 → MQSQEYVTFKDVAVDFTQEEWDLLDKFQQKLFREVMLENINNLVSVGYQVCKRDVLSQLEQGEVLIEGIGFPEYCSSGKKSALETYDMIEMIDYQPTFRKNTSKIMGLQRSHTQKNFFKYNYLQEDSFHTSIVKQHALIHRRKNSYFKKLPPKIHSDHSSFNQHKHVLPRSKSYECSQRAKSCMQCSDLRQYSGIHIEEKSHECHLFGKVFSQHSPLQRHERTHSGKKPYEFHLCVKPFSHYSSLKYHERSHTGEKPYECHFCGKALSNSSSLKRPQRTHTGERPYECHLCGKVFSLSSSLKRHQRTHTGEKPYECHLCGKVFSQYTHLKKHERTHIGEKPHECHLCGKAFNEYFHLKYHEKTHTGEKPHECHLCGKHFSHHSSLKYHERTHNGEKPHECHLCGKAFSQYAHLKLHKRTHTGEKPYKCHLCGKAFICSSSLKKHQRTHTRERPYECPLCRKAFMQSSHLRQHERTHTVEKP
- the LOC101446990 gene encoding putative zinc finger protein 705B isoform X2 → MQSQEYVTFKDVAVDFTQEEWDLLDKFQQKLFREVMLENINNLVSVGYQVCKRDVLSQLEQGEVLIEGIGFPEYCSSGKKSALETYDMIEMIDYQPTFRKNTSKIMGLVMIFNSNSLLSND